One Thermodesulfobacteriota bacterium DNA window includes the following coding sequences:
- the glmS gene encoding glutamine--fructose-6-phosphate transaminase (isomerizing), whose protein sequence is MCGIIGYIGKRKSTPILLEGLKRLEYRGYDSAGIAVFDNGGIEVRRCKGKIKNLEDSIRNEVFCGSVGIGHTRWATHGRPSEENAHPHKAGGVAVVHNGIIENYVELKEILISEGCKFQSETDTEIISHLIDRFIASGQDIESAVRKAMKKLKGSYAIAVLYEKEPRKLIAAKKESPLVIGLGEDEFFVASDIPAILNHTRRVIFLDDNEMAVLSDNGARIISLEGKEINREPKKILWDPVMAEKEGYKHFMLKEIFEQPRSITDTIRGRIFKGRGEVSLEEMNISPGELGKINRILLIACGTSFHAALVGEFMIEEFCRIPVEVDLGSEFRYRDPIIDEATLSIFISQSGETADTLAALRETKRKGGRTLSICNVLDSSIVRESHGVIYTHAGPEIGVASTKAFTTQLAALYLLTLYLAKIKKSTTARRTKNILGELAKIPHNIEDILEREGEIKEIAKKYFRCQNFLYLGRGINYPLALEGALKLKEISYIHAEGYPAGEMKHGPIALIDNDMPVVVLVSNDISYEKIVGNIEEVKARRGKIIAIASISRREIAKKVDDVFFIPQTIPSLSPILFAIPLQLLAYHIAVLRGTDVDQPRNLAKSVTVE, encoded by the coding sequence ATGTGCGGCATAATTGGCTACATAGGAAAGAGGAAGAGCACACCTATCCTGTTAGAGGGACTTAAGAGACTTGAGTACAGGGGATACGACTCGGCAGGAATCGCTGTTTTTGATAATGGTGGCATTGAAGTGCGCCGTTGTAAGGGAAAAATAAAAAATCTGGAGGATTCTATAAGAAACGAGGTTTTTTGTGGAAGCGTTGGCATAGGGCATACACGGTGGGCAACCCATGGTAGACCATCTGAGGAAAATGCCCACCCCCATAAAGCCGGCGGGGTGGCAGTTGTACATAATGGAATAATAGAGAACTATGTTGAGTTGAAAGAGATATTGATCTCCGAAGGATGTAAGTTTCAATCCGAGACAGATACTGAGATTATATCCCATCTCATAGACAGGTTTATTGCTTCAGGGCAAGACATTGAGTCTGCCGTTAGAAAGGCTATGAAAAAGCTGAAGGGGTCATATGCCATAGCGGTTCTCTATGAGAAAGAACCAAGAAAGCTTATTGCTGCTAAAAAGGAAAGCCCACTAGTGATAGGGTTAGGAGAGGATGAATTCTTTGTGGCGTCTGACATCCCTGCAATTCTGAACCACACAAGAAGGGTAATCTTCTTAGATGACAATGAGATGGCAGTTCTATCGGACAATGGGGCAAGGATAATTTCTCTTGAAGGCAAGGAGATTAACAGGGAGCCCAAAAAGATTCTCTGGGACCCTGTTATGGCGGAAAAAGAAGGCTATAAGCACTTTATGCTAAAGGAGATATTTGAACAGCCCCGGTCTATAACCGATACTATAAGAGGGAGGATTTTCAAGGGCAGAGGTGAGGTTTCCCTGGAAGAGATGAATATCTCTCCTGGAGAATTGGGCAAGATAAACCGCATACTCCTGATTGCCTGCGGTACATCTTTCCATGCTGCCCTGGTAGGGGAATTTATGATTGAGGAATTTTGTCGGATTCCTGTTGAAGTAGACCTAGGGTCGGAGTTTCGCTATCGAGATCCAATAATAGATGAGGCAACACTCTCGATCTTTATTTCCCAATCCGGGGAGACAGCAGACACTCTGGCGGCATTAAGAGAGACTAAGAGAAAAGGGGGAAGAACCCTCTCAATCTGTAATGTGTTGGATAGCAGCATCGTTCGTGAATCCCACGGGGTAATATATACCCATGCCGGGCCAGAGATAGGCGTAGCATCTACCAAAGCATTTACTACTCAACTGGCGGCACTTTATCTTCTGACTCTTTATCTGGCCAAAATCAAGAAGAGTACCACTGCGAGAAGAACAAAGAATATTCTGGGAGAGCTAGCCAAGATCCCCCATAATATTGAAGATATTCTGGAACGGGAAGGGGAGATCAAGGAGATAGCCAAGAAGTATTTCCGTTGCCAAAATTTTCTATACTTAGGAAGGGGGATAAATTATCCTCTTGCTTTAGAAGGGGCATTGAAGCTAAAGGAGATTTCGTATATCCATGCAGAAGGTTACCCGGCAGGTGAAATGAAGCACGGCCCCATCGCACTAATCGACAATGATATGCCCGTGGTGGTCCTGGTATCAAACGATATATCTTATGAAAAGATTGTAGGCAACATTGAAGAGGTAAAGGCGAGGCGGGGGAAAATAATAGCAATAGCAAGCATATCCCGCAGGGAGATTGCAAAGAAGGTCGACGATGTGTTTTTTATTCCTCAAACAATACCATCCTTAAGCCCCATTTTGTTTGCTATCCCCCTCCAGCTTTTGGCATATCATATTGCAGTGCTGAGGGGAACAGACGTTGATCAGCCCAGAAACCTGGCAAAAAGCGTGACAGTGGAGTAA
- the gatC gene encoding Asp-tRNA(Asn)/Glu-tRNA(Gln) amidotransferase subunit GatC, with the protein MKITKEEVDKVARLARLGFTEEEKEKFASQLNTILVYFDKLRELDTRGVEATSHASTISNVFRDDKVESSISKEESLMNAPDGKRGCFRVPRIIE; encoded by the coding sequence ATGAAGATAACCAAGGAAGAGGTTGATAAGGTAGCAAGATTGGCACGTCTGGGATTCACAGAGGAGGAAAAGGAAAAGTTTGCCAGCCAACTTAACACTATACTCGTTTATTTTGACAAGTTAAGAGAATTGGATACAAGAGGAGTTGAAGCTACCTCCCATGCCAGCACCATAAGCAATGTATTCAGGGATGATAAGGTTGAATCGTCCATCTCGAAAGAAGAGTCCCTGATGAATGCCCCTGATGGTAAGAGAGGCTGCTTCAGGGTTCCCAGGATTATAGAGTGA
- the gatA gene encoding Asp-tRNA(Asn)/Glu-tRNA(Gln) amidotransferase subunit GatA codes for MELYRLTIHELQEMLGKGEVTSKEITESVFRRIEDVEGKTRAFITIMKEQGLRQAEIADMRIKEGKPSRLTGIPLAIKDNMCIKGIKTTCGSKILENYIPPYNGSVIERLKEHLPVFIGKTNMDEFAMGSSTETSYFGATRNPWDLERIPGGSSGGSASAVAADESIAALGSDTGGSIRQPAACCGIVGLKPTYGRVSRFGLVAFASSLDQIGPMTKDVRDCSILLSVISGHDKLDSTSINVEVSDYEKSLGRDIKGVKIGIPKEYFIERIAPDVDKSLWSAVKEMEKLGATYKEVSLPHSEHAVAVYYLIAPAEASSNLARYDGVKYGYRVQGAKGLMEMYTQTRSQGFGQEVKRRIMLGTYALSAGYYDAYYKKASQVRTLIKRDFDEAFKECDVLLTPTAPTPAFKIGEKTDDPLQMYLSDIFTIPANLAGIPGISIPCGFSREGLPIGLQLLGRHFDEERLLQVAYAFEQHTDYHLKKPVIGSVNKR; via the coding sequence ATGGAATTGTATAGGTTGACTATACACGAATTACAAGAGATGTTGGGAAAAGGGGAAGTTACTTCAAAGGAGATAACAGAGTCTGTATTCAGAAGAATAGAGGATGTTGAAGGAAAAACAAGGGCATTTATCACGATAATGAAGGAGCAGGGATTGAGGCAAGCAGAAATTGCCGACATGAGAATCAAAGAAGGTAAGCCGAGCAGACTGACGGGTATTCCTCTGGCGATAAAGGACAACATGTGTATAAAAGGGATAAAGACTACCTGTGGTTCAAAGATACTGGAGAATTACATACCTCCATATAATGGGAGTGTAATTGAGAGATTAAAGGAACACCTGCCGGTTTTTATTGGCAAGACCAATATGGATGAGTTTGCTATGGGGTCGTCTACGGAAACATCGTACTTTGGTGCAACCCGCAATCCCTGGGATCTGGAAAGAATACCGGGGGGGTCCAGCGGCGGTTCTGCAAGCGCGGTTGCTGCAGATGAGAGTATTGCAGCCCTGGGGTCTGATACCGGAGGGTCCATCAGGCAGCCAGCAGCATGCTGTGGCATAGTTGGTCTAAAGCCAACTTACGGGCGGGTGTCCCGTTTTGGACTGGTGGCATTTGCCTCTTCCCTGGACCAGATTGGTCCTATGACAAAGGACGTCAGAGATTGTAGTATCCTGTTGTCCGTTATAAGTGGTCATGATAAATTGGATTCCACCTCTATAAACGTTGAGGTGTCTGATTATGAAAAGAGCCTTGGGAGAGATATAAAGGGGGTAAAGATAGGCATTCCCAAGGAGTATTTTATAGAAAGGATTGCCCCTGATGTAGACAAGTCTTTATGGAGTGCGGTAAAAGAGATGGAGAAGCTGGGGGCAACTTACAAAGAGGTCTCCCTGCCCCATAGTGAGCACGCAGTAGCGGTCTATTATCTGATTGCACCGGCAGAGGCGAGTTCTAATCTTGCCCGTTATGACGGTGTAAAATACGGATATAGAGTTCAGGGGGCTAAAGGATTAATGGAGATGTATACACAGACCAGATCTCAGGGATTTGGTCAAGAGGTTAAACGGAGAATCATGCTCGGCACCTATGCACTTTCTGCAGGGTATTACGATGCCTATTATAAAAAAGCGTCGCAGGTTAGAACCCTTATAAAGAGGGACTTTGATGAAGCATTTAAAGAGTGCGATGTGCTGCTCACTCCTACCGCGCCGACTCCTGCCTTCAAGATTGGAGAAAAGACAGATGATCCCTTGCAGATGTACCTTTCCGATATATTTACAATCCCGGCAAATCTAGCTGGCATTCCTGGCATATCCATCCCCTGTGGTTTTAGCAGAGAGGGATTGCCTATAGGATTACAGCTTTTGGGAAGACATTTTGATGAAGAAAGACTTCTGCAGGTGGCATATGCCTTCGAACAGCATACCGATTATCATTTAAAAAAGCCGGTTATTGGGTCTGTGAACAAAAGATAA
- a CDS encoding M23 family metallopeptidase produces the protein MSKRFFFLTALILVFVLIGIWVVIKGDLTPPKIIFGKDIGFLGQNQELGFSVEDQKSKIVYVQVSIKQGDSEKKISNLDFPTKGEHKQDIKLSIKPLVLGLKDGKATLIISARNSFLFKNESRLEKEVVVDTLPPQIGLTSLNHNINVGGSCLVLYSVSKDALKSGILVGDLFFGGYPVTPDGAHVAYFALPWDAVNPLPIMLMAQDSAGNTTKISFPHLIISKKFIEAKMDISDSFLNQKMPEFSARYDNLRGENLDIYLKVNGWLRKECDRKIKAVCSKSNPKRLWDGGPFLRTEGSPKAQFAENRTYYYQGREIDKQVHLGVDIAALEQFPVKAANNGIIVFADYLGIYGNTVIIDHGQGIFSLYSHLSSFKVKPGVEVQKGDVIGNTGTTGLAGGDHLHFSMLVQGTFVNPKEWWDSHWIKDNITAKLQPASSN, from the coding sequence ATGTCTAAAAGATTCTTTTTTCTTACAGCATTAATTTTGGTATTTGTGTTGATAGGGATATGGGTTGTAATTAAAGGAGACCTTACTCCACCAAAAATAATCTTCGGGAAAGATATAGGGTTCCTTGGCCAAAACCAGGAACTTGGGTTTTCGGTAGAGGACCAGAAGAGCAAAATAGTGTATGTTCAGGTATCAATAAAACAGGGGGATAGCGAGAAAAAAATTTCAAACCTTGACTTTCCCACGAAGGGAGAACATAAACAGGATATAAAACTCTCTATAAAACCTCTTGTATTGGGATTAAAAGATGGAAAGGCAACTCTAATAATTTCAGCCCGTAATAGTTTCCTGTTTAAAAATGAGTCCCGATTGGAAAAGGAGGTTGTCGTTGATACCCTTCCACCACAAATAGGTCTTACTAGCTTGAATCATAATATAAACGTGGGAGGCAGTTGTTTAGTGCTCTACAGTGTTTCCAAAGATGCCCTAAAGAGTGGCATCCTGGTAGGAGACCTTTTCTTTGGCGGCTATCCCGTTACCCCTGACGGGGCGCATGTAGCTTACTTTGCCCTCCCCTGGGATGCCGTTAATCCACTCCCAATTATGCTTATGGCTCAGGATAGCGCCGGGAACACAACTAAAATATCCTTCCCCCACTTGATTATCAGTAAAAAATTTATAGAAGCCAAAATGGATATCTCAGATAGTTTTCTAAATCAAAAGATGCCAGAATTCAGTGCCAGATATGATAACCTTCGGGGGGAGAACCTTGATATATATTTGAAGGTAAATGGCTGGTTGCGTAAAGAATGCGACAGAAAAATAAAGGCTGTCTGCAGCAAATCAAATCCTAAGAGATTATGGGACGGGGGGCCATTTTTGAGGACCGAAGGTTCGCCTAAAGCACAATTTGCCGAGAATAGGACTTACTACTATCAGGGTAGAGAAATTGATAAACAGGTGCATCTTGGGGTAGACATCGCTGCATTGGAACAATTCCCGGTGAAGGCAGCTAATAATGGGATAATAGTATTTGCTGATTATTTAGGGATTTATGGGAATACCGTAATTATAGACCACGGCCAGGGCATCTTTAGTCTGTATTCCCATCTCAGTAGTTTCAAGGTAAAACCCGGGGTAGAAGTGCAGAAAGGGGATGTTATTGGTAATACAGGTACTACTGGACTCGCCGGAGGAGACCATCTCCACTTTAGTATGCTGGTCCAAGGTACTTTTGTTAATCCCAAAGAATGGTGGGATTCTCATTGGATTAAAGACAATATAACTGCTAAACTTCAGCCTGCTTCATCCAATTAA
- a CDS encoding mechanosensitive ion channel family protein: MSFEFSKISSFIIPISIILGWVLAGVILQKIIFSRIIKLAHKTKWEGYNVVIEPLKGMILLWFLIAGIYSALPSIPLSAKLSNMFQKVLLIVVIFSITWVLAKIAVGVVKIYTNKTEGALISTSIFTNVARILIFIVGGLIILQTLGISITPIITALGVGGIAIALALQDTLSNLFSGFYIIASRQVKAGDYIKLDTGNEGYVVDINWRNTTLKALPNNIIIVPNSKLASAITTNYNLPERELSVRVQVGVSYDSDLEHVEKVTIEVAKEVMEDIVGNELSFEPFIRYHTFADFSINFTVIMRGREFIDQYILTHELVKKLHKRYKKEGIEIPFPIRTVHMKETKP, from the coding sequence ATGTCCTTTGAGTTTTCAAAGATTTCATCGTTTATTATCCCCATAAGCATTATTTTGGGTTGGGTGCTTGCAGGGGTAATCTTACAAAAAATAATCTTTTCAAGGATTATCAAACTAGCCCATAAAACAAAGTGGGAAGGATATAATGTTGTAATAGAACCTCTTAAGGGTATGATATTGCTTTGGTTCCTTATTGCCGGGATATATTCAGCCCTCCCCAGCATCCCGCTGTCCGCAAAACTTTCAAATATGTTTCAGAAAGTCCTGCTGATTGTTGTTATTTTCTCTATAACATGGGTATTGGCAAAAATAGCGGTCGGTGTAGTAAAGATATACACCAATAAAACAGAGGGGGCATTAATATCGACATCGATCTTTACGAACGTGGCAAGGATACTGATTTTTATTGTGGGGGGCTTAATTATTCTACAGACCCTCGGCATCTCCATTACCCCCATAATTACTGCCCTGGGAGTCGGGGGGATTGCCATTGCTTTGGCGCTTCAGGATACTCTCTCCAATCTGTTCTCCGGATTTTATATTATCGCCTCAAGACAGGTAAAGGCAGGGGATTACATAAAGCTTGATACAGGAAACGAAGGTTATGTAGTAGACATTAACTGGCGAAATACAACCTTAAAGGCCCTTCCCAACAACATCATAATTGTTCCAAATTCTAAACTGGCATCCGCTATTACCACAAATTACAATCTTCCAGAGAGAGAACTTTCAGTGCGTGTTCAGGTTGGGGTAAGCTACGATAGTGATCTTGAACACGTGGAAAAAGTAACAATCGAAGTGGCAAAAGAGGTAATGGAAGACATTGTGGGGAATGAGCTGTCTTTTGAGCCTTTTATTCGTTACCATACCTTTGCCGACTTCAGCATAAACTTTACTGTAATAATGCGTGGCAGGGAATTTATTGACCAATACATCCTGACACATGAATTAGTGAAGAAATTACACAAACGATATAAGAAAGAGGGTATTGAAATTCCATTTCCAATTAGAACGGTTCATATGAAAGAGACAAAACCGTAA
- a CDS encoding zinc ribbon domain-containing protein has product MPIYEYQCNQCQRVMSFLILKISEASTLKCKGCGSKELNRLLSRVAYHKSESDRMAEFSTSKPRGEEFYKDSRNVGLWAKKRAQELGADLGPEFDEVVDRARTGKILEDYDL; this is encoded by the coding sequence ATGCCGATATACGAGTACCAGTGTAATCAATGTCAGAGGGTGATGAGTTTTTTGATATTGAAGATTTCAGAGGCATCTACACTGAAATGCAAGGGTTGTGGAAGCAAGGAATTGAACCGACTGTTGTCCCGAGTTGCGTACCACAAATCAGAAAGTGACAGGATGGCAGAGTTCAGCACTAGCAAGCCCCGGGGAGAGGAATTCTATAAGGATTCCCGCAATGTTGGTCTATGGGCAAAGAAGAGGGCCCAAGAATTGGGGGCAGATCTTGGGCCAGAGTTTGATGAAGTGGTAGACAGGGCCCGGACAGGTAAGATACTGGAAGACTACGACCTATAA
- the murJ gene encoding murein biosynthesis integral membrane protein MurJ, producing MSENKGIAKAAGVVGASTFLSRILGFIRDMVVARYFGAGLSADAFFVAFRIPNLLRRLLAEGALTVSFVPVFTEYLTKKSKRDALELANISFTVLSMILVVISIMGVILSPLIIRIIAPGFIHTPEKLELTIFLNRIMFPYIFFIGLTALCMGVLNSLRHFAAPALSPVLLNISMIITVLCFSRYFDPPVFSLAVGVIIGGGLQLIFQVPFLRGKGVRLRINFNFSHPAVKRIGILMLPAVFGVAVYQFNIFVSTLIASFLPEGSISYLYYADRLIEFPLGIFAVAVGTAVLPAMSRHAAMKNYDELKGSLSFALRLVLFLTIPAMVGLIVLRVPIISILFQRGEFDYQTTLLTANALLYYSLGLWAIAGGRIVVPTFYSLQDTRTPVKIAILTLFADIILSIILAFPLGLKHGGIALAMSISSTINIALLLMVLRKRLGSIGARKILLSVLKVSVSSTAMGIVVYLFCFRIPWDMVLGIKEKIFTLSGSIIIGAAVFFLCSYLLKCQESYAFIKIIKERIRRDRKI from the coding sequence ATGTCTGAAAATAAAGGTATCGCAAAAGCAGCGGGAGTGGTCGGAGCATCTACCTTCTTGAGCAGGATTTTAGGCTTCATCAGGGATATGGTGGTTGCCAGATATTTTGGCGCAGGGTTATCTGCCGATGCCTTTTTTGTGGCTTTTCGAATACCTAACCTGCTCAGGAGGCTGCTTGCCGAAGGAGCATTAACTGTCTCTTTTGTTCCTGTTTTTACCGAATACTTAACCAAAAAGTCCAAAAGGGATGCCCTTGAACTGGCAAATATATCCTTTACTGTTCTTTCAATGATCCTCGTAGTTATATCAATAATGGGCGTAATCCTTTCTCCTCTGATCATAAGAATTATAGCCCCAGGGTTTATTCACACCCCTGAAAAGTTGGAACTAACCATTTTTCTTAATCGCATAATGTTCCCTTACATATTTTTTATCGGTCTTACTGCCCTCTGTATGGGGGTACTAAATTCCCTAAGGCATTTTGCCGCCCCTGCCCTATCCCCGGTTTTACTCAATATCTCTATGATAATTACAGTCCTGTGCTTTTCCCGGTATTTTGATCCGCCGGTATTCAGCCTGGCTGTTGGGGTCATTATTGGAGGGGGCCTACAGCTTATCTTCCAGGTTCCATTTTTAAGAGGCAAGGGGGTGAGGTTAAGGATAAACTTCAACTTTTCTCACCCTGCCGTAAAAAGGATTGGCATTCTCATGCTCCCTGCTGTCTTTGGGGTAGCGGTATATCAGTTTAATATCTTTGTTAGTACCCTTATTGCCTCCTTCCTCCCCGAAGGCAGCATATCATATCTTTATTATGCTGACAGGCTCATTGAATTTCCACTTGGGATATTTGCCGTAGCTGTGGGAACAGCCGTTTTGCCTGCCATGTCCCGGCACGCAGCCATGAAAAACTACGATGAGCTAAAGGGTTCCCTTTCCTTTGCTTTAAGGTTAGTGCTGTTTTTGACTATTCCCGCAATGGTTGGACTGATAGTCCTCAGGGTCCCCATCATTAGCATCCTTTTCCAGAGGGGAGAATTCGACTACCAGACTACTCTTTTGACTGCAAACGCCCTTCTCTATTATTCCCTTGGTCTGTGGGCAATTGCCGGGGGAAGAATTGTTGTCCCAACATTCTATTCTCTCCAGGATACGAGGACGCCTGTAAAGATCGCAATACTCACCCTTTTTGCTGACATCATCCTCAGCATTATTTTAGCCTTTCCTTTAGGGTTGAAACACGGAGGGATAGCCCTTGCCATGTCTATTTCTTCTACCATAAATATAGCGCTGTTGCTGATGGTCCTCAGGAAAAGACTGGGTAGTATAGGGGCAAGGAAAATACTTTTATCGGTATTAAAGGTTTCTGTCTCTTCAACAGCAATGGGGATTGTGGTCTATCTCTTTTGTTTCAGGATACCGTGGGATATGGTTTTGGGTATTAAAGAAAAAATCTTCACCCTAAGTGGTAGCATAATAATAGGGGCTGCCGTCTTTTTCTTATGTTCATATCTTCTTAAGTGTCAGGAATCCTATGCTTTTATTAAGATAATAAAAGAGAGAATAAGGAGGGACAGAAAGATATGA
- a CDS encoding methylated-DNA--[protein]-cysteine S-methyltransferase, whose product MSKTVYSAFDTNFGWCGIVGKEGRLLEILPFLPTEESVYSRMISKYTGIALCSDCLKETKEAIERYLAGEMVDFEFSLDLSSYTEFQREVWEITKSIPYGEVRTYGWVGKELGNSMSSRAVGAALAKNPLPIVVPCHRVIRCNGDLGGYSADGGIEIKAKLLKMEGHKFDSKGRLYISY is encoded by the coding sequence ATGAGTAAAACGGTTTATTCTGCATTCGATACAAATTTTGGCTGGTGCGGTATTGTTGGAAAAGAAGGAAGGCTTTTAGAGATACTCCCCTTCTTACCTACAGAAGAAAGCGTCTATTCGCGTATGATTTCAAAATACACAGGTATCGCTCTTTGTTCAGATTGTCTTAAGGAGACTAAAGAGGCTATCGAGAGGTACCTTGCAGGGGAGATGGTGGATTTTGAATTTTCTTTGGATCTTTCTAGTTATACTGAATTCCAGAGAGAGGTTTGGGAGATAACAAAATCCATTCCTTATGGAGAGGTACGAACCTATGGGTGGGTAGGTAAAGAGTTGGGTAATTCCATGTCTTCTAGGGCAGTGGGGGCCGCACTTGCCAAAAATCCATTGCCGATAGTTGTGCCATGTCATCGGGTTATAAGATGCAATGGTGATTTAGGTGGATATTCAGCGGATGGTGGCATAGAGATTAAGGCTAAATTATTAAAGATGGAAGGACATAAATTTGACTCTAAGGGAAGACTATATATTTCTTATTGA
- the xerC gene encoding tyrosine recombinase XerC produces MESLIKNFSLYLQIEKNVSENTCRNYMSDLRQFLNFLKTQRLCMGKGNKKIGVTKIDHIVIRAYLMELYGKNKKTSIARKLASLRTFFKFLIKEEILSMNPAAMVTTPKQEKHIPAFLSVDEMFRLVEKPVKSSILECRDRAILEVLYSCGIRVSELVGLNIDDLDFSLGIIKVRGKGRKERIVPIGGKAIEALKNYLEHVSELEGKLPERYSQGELVSPVFLNFRGERLSSRSVARIVKKYVFQCGIMRDISPHSIRHSFATHLLDAGADLRAIQELLGHKSLGTTQKYTHISIDKLMEVYDKAHPRSKL; encoded by the coding sequence ATGGAAAGTTTAATCAAAAATTTCTCACTGTATCTGCAAATAGAGAAGAACGTATCAGAGAATACCTGCCGGAATTACATGAGCGATCTGAGGCAGTTTTTAAACTTCTTAAAAACCCAAAGGCTCTGTATGGGTAAGGGCAATAAGAAGATAGGTGTAACAAAGATAGACCATATTGTTATAAGAGCCTATTTAATGGAGTTGTATGGCAAAAATAAAAAGACTTCCATTGCAAGAAAACTCGCCTCCCTTCGGACATTCTTCAAATTCTTGATTAAGGAAGAAATACTCTCAATGAATCCAGCTGCTATGGTTACCACCCCTAAACAGGAAAAACATATCCCTGCTTTTTTGTCTGTTGATGAGATGTTCAGACTGGTTGAAAAACCTGTTAAATCATCCATCTTAGAATGTAGAGACAGGGCAATATTGGAGGTTTTGTACTCATGTGGTATTAGAGTAAGCGAGTTGGTGGGGCTGAATATTGATGATCTGGACTTTAGTTTGGGTATTATTAAGGTAAGAGGGAAAGGGAGAAAAGAGAGGATTGTTCCCATCGGGGGAAAGGCAATAGAAGCCCTGAAGAATTACCTTGAACATGTAAGTGAGCTGGAAGGAAAGCTCCCTGAAAGGTACTCTCAGGGAGAATTGGTAAGCCCTGTTTTCCTGAATTTCAGGGGTGAAAGGTTAAGCTCCAGAAGTGTTGCCAGGATAGTTAAAAAGTACGTCTTTCAATGCGGTATAATGAGAGATATCAGTCCGCACTCTATACGCCATAGCTTTGCCACTCATCTTTTAGATGCAGGAGCTGATTTGCGGGCAATTCAGGAGCTTTTAGGGCATAAGAGCCTGGGAACGACCCAAAAATATACCCATATAAGTATTGACAAATTAATGGAGGTCTATGACAAGGCACACCCCAGAAGTAAACTTTAG
- the hslV gene encoding ATP-dependent protease subunit HslV: MFKGTTILCVRHKGKIALGGDGQVTLNDTIMKHGARKVRRLYNDNVLAGFAGTTADAFTLFEKFEGKLEQYHGNLTRAAVELAKDWRTDKILRRLEALLIVADKEHTLIISGNGDVIEPDEGAIAIGSGGAYALASAKALIKHSDLDVKSIVEESMRIAAGICVYTNDRIFIEEL; the protein is encoded by the coding sequence ATGTTTAAAGGGACTACCATTTTGTGTGTCAGGCATAAAGGGAAGATTGCCCTTGGTGGTGATGGGCAGGTAACCCTTAACGATACCATTATGAAACATGGTGCAAGGAAGGTTAGGCGTTTATACAACGATAATGTCCTTGCCGGCTTTGCCGGAACAACTGCGGATGCCTTTACCCTGTTTGAGAAGTTTGAGGGTAAACTGGAACAGTATCATGGCAATCTGACCAGGGCAGCTGTGGAGCTGGCGAAAGATTGGCGGACAGACAAGATACTCCGCAGATTGGAAGCTCTACTGATTGTGGCTGACAAGGAGCATACCCTGATTATATCGGGTAACGGGGATGTTATTGAGCCCGATGAAGGGGCAATTGCTATAGGTTCAGGGGGAGCATATGCCTTAGCTTCTGCAAAGGCTCTCATAAAGCATTCTGATCTGGATGTAAAGAGTATAGTCGAAGAGTCCATGAGAATTGCAGCAGGCATCTGTGTTTACACCAATGACAGGATATTTATAGAAGAATTGTAA